The stretch of DNA ACACGGGTAAATTAGGCTATCAGTCTGGAAAACGTACCGAGGCTGATCTCACTATACTGAAGCTCATCGTTGAAACCTTATTTGAGATGGCGCCTTCCTGGAAGGACACTGAAAATGCTCAAATACTCAACAGGCAACTGGCTAAAACGGAACCTTCGAGCATACCTGTGCCTGTCTCTGCAAAAGACATTGAGGCAGATGGCGCCATGGTGAATGATGCTAGCTTGATTCCGGATGGGGCGGATGGGGCGGATGGGGCGGATGGGGCGGATGGGGTTTCCCCGCCCAAGGGATCCCCGCTATTGAAAGGCGCGAGTTTTTCGCGGCGCAGTAGTATTAGCATGGTTGCGCATACCCTTTAAGTTATTCCCCGATTTAAGCTGGGGTATTGTCATGGCTAAAATATTCGTATGTTCCGGATTGCATTAAAATTATCTTGTGATGAAATTTGAAAAATATTTTCTGGAGAGGAGGGTTTATGAGTAATGCTGGTTCCATTAAAACAAATAACCAGATTAATTCTGTCGCGCCATGTTCTGGAAATAAGCCTGCCGAAAGCAATGCCCAGTCAGCCTCTTCTTTGCGTGCGCGTTTCGTTGAAGCTATATCGTTTTTTCTCAGTATTTTCTCGCGGAATAAGTGTGCGGTGTCACCGGCCGAGCCACGGGCGTCTAATAGAAAAAACGACGCAATCAGGCTGAAATCGAAGGGTCGGCTCGACGCTTACGTGATAGGCACTTCGTCCAATTGTGCCGCGTCATCGAATATGGGCAGGCTTAAAGCGAAGGCGCTCGAGATTAAGCAAGCCCTTGAGTCCAAAATTGCAATGGACAAGCTGCCGCAAGAGAAAACAGCAGAAATAGCGCTGGAAAAGATTGCGCGCAGAACCCGCGAGCTGCTGGCGCAAATAGGTGCACACGTGACACAGGAAACGGACAGCACGACCAGAGAAGAGGCCGATGCCATCCTGTGGCAGGCGCTAGGCGACGGGCTGGCGCTGATCGAAAAAGACCGGTTGTTGAACCGCTCCATCAACGCCATGAGGCTGTTGGAAGAAAGCTGCCTTCCCGATGGTGAGGGCAATCAGGCGAAGAAGCAGCAGGCAGAACGTCTGGTCGCGCTGACAAAACTTCATGACGAGCTGGCGCACGCGTTAGGCGAGGAGCCTGCCAGGCTGTTCATGGTTGAACTGCAAAAGTCCGCGCTCAAGATACCACCCGCCGATTCGCCTCCTGCCGCGACGCTACGTGGCTTGAGCCATGCTTTGCAGGCTGTCGCCAAGCACGAGGCAGCCGATCCGGCATGGTCAGCGTTTGCTGCCCGCATGGAGCAAACGGTCAGGCTGGTGACCCCGGCGAGCGAACAATCCAGCGTGCCGGACTCTGAATATTTCCTGCTGGATAAAAATATGCCGGGCGCAGCGGGCTGTGCCGGAATCCGGGAAGCTTTCGCAAGCTTGATGAGCGCTTTAACCGAGCCCGGGTTACGTCTTGATGCAAGCGAGCGTCTGGGTGATATTGCCGAATCATCCAGAAAACTGATTCAGTCGCCTGAAGGCTTGATCGAGAAAAATAACCCGAACATCGATACGTTAATTAAAAAAACGCTGACATATGTTGAAGAATTATCGACATACGGTCAGGCCTCGTTCAAGGAAAAAGCCGCGCGCACGCTGCTTGAAAACCTCTCATCCTGGATGGGCGAGCGCGGCGGGTTTGGCCGTCCGGAGGCCGGGCGCAAGCTGGCTCATTTCGTGGAGATTGAAGCCCTCATCTCAACACTGACGGCGATGGTACCCACCTGGGCCGATAGCGAGGAAGCAAAAAAATTAAACGGCCTGTTTGAAAGGCTGCTCCAAAAATTGGCTCAGTCGTGTGTGAATCTTGCCGATGCGAATAACAAAGAGATTGCTACGTTACTTAAAAACACGCATGCCTACGTTGACGAATTAAACAGCTACGACTCTGAATCGATCAAAACGCTATCGATCAAAACGCTAGGCGCGCAGGCACTACTCACAAGTCTTGTTACCTGGACGGGCGAGCGCGGCGGGTTTGGCCGTCCGGAAGCCGGGCGCAAGCTGGCTCATTTCGATGAGCTTGAGGCTATCCTCAACAAACTGACGTGGGTCGATAGCGAGAAAGTCGAGGCATTGCAAAGCCGGCTGAAAAGCCTGAAAAGCCTTTCCGAAATCGTTCTGGAAAAACTTGAGCGTGATCTTGCCGCACTCTGGAGCTTGTCTCCATTGGCTCCCGACAGCTCCAGCATGATCAGAAAACGGCTGGAGGAGGTTTTGCCCCAACTGGAAGCCATTCGGCAATCTATCAACGCCAGAACACAGCAAGAACTCGATCCGGACGCGCAGCAACGGCTTGAAACTGAACGGAAGAGTTTTGACGCGTTGACCGCTACGCTTTTAACTCAGGCGGAAAATAACTGGCGCCAGGTCGGTCTCGATCAAAGGAACGAACTCAGAGCGTTACGCGCCTTGTTCAAGCTGAGGGATTACTCGCGCGCCGTCCCACTGAGAAAGTCGAATGATATGGCTCAGATGACTCCGCGCTTATTCGGAGCCGCCATTACCGAAGAGCTGTTCGAATTGCTGGCCCGGTATGAGGAGGCCGGATCAGGTCGGCTTACCTTCGACAGGATAGACAAGCTTGCCGAGAATTTTGCGGCGGATTTGGAACGCTATTTCAAGGAGGCGTACCCGATTGAGTCGAACGGTATACGGCCCCTGGCGTTGACGGATATTTGGGGACATTGGGCCTCGCGCATGAATCTGTTGAGCCAGGCGATGAACCACAAGGCGCTGAAAGAAGACAGTGCGATTGTCCAAATTAGGCGCAAGTGGGTGGAGACCTATATAGAGACGCTGCGCCAGTATCTGGGCGAGACAGCGGAGCGCTATCAGGACAAACCGCTTCCGCAGTTTATGGTGAGTGAGAAAGAACTCGTTGCCGACAAGCTGGGTTTTTCCGTTGAGCAGAAAAACGGCGCGAATGTGATTGTCCCGAGCAAGACGCATCAATTTGTGGGTAAGGCGGCGACATCGGACAGTGTTTTTAATGGCGGGGTTTTTTCCTTGTTTAAAAAAATAGTGACCGTTAAGTAACTGTCCTCGAACAGGACACGACAAACGGGATCGATTCCGGCCGCATGCTGTGCCTGACATGCGGCCGGCGTTCGTCTTCCCGGACGTTTTCATTGCTGTCGGCCCGCGCTGGCCGGTTCGGCCAGACCTGGTTTTTCCGCCATCGTTTAGACCGGCCCCGCACGGACGTGTAAAGTAGCGCACGGCATAGGCTCACCGCTGCCGCACGCCTTTCGTGTCCGATCATGAACCCCCTCCTTGCCGCCAGTCCGCCGTTGCCCGATGCGTCCCATCCTCGCCTGAGCGAGGTGCTGCGGCTGATGCAGGCCAATCTCGAAGAACCCTTGACCACAGATCACCTCGCGGCGCGGGTGGGCGTGTCGCGGCGGCAACTCGAACGCTGGTTTCGCCAGTATCTCGACACCATGCCCTCGCGCCATTATCTGAACCTGCGCTTGCACCAGGCGCGCGAGCAGTTGCGTCATACCGGGCATTCGGTGGTGCAGATCAGCCTGGCCTGCGGTTTTGTCTCGGCAGCGCATTTTTCCAATACTTATCGTCAGCGCTTTGGCCTCACACCCCGCGAGGAGCGTCGCCGCTGGCAAGGCTGATACGCTGAGCGCGCCTGAGGCATGGCGTGTCATGTCGCGTATGCGCAAGACGCGCGGCGGGCGATTTCCTACACTGGCGTTCATTGCGCACGCGCCCAACGTCCAACGTCAATCCGAACCTGAACAGGAATTCGCCATGAACGCTTTCGACCCACCCATCACGCGGCAGACCTTTGATGAAGTCATGGTGCCGCTCTTTGCACCCGCTGCTTTCATTCCAGACCGGGGCGTGGGCTCACGGGTCTGGGATACCGAAGGGCGTGAATACATTGATTTCGCCGGTGGCATCGCGGTGACCGGGCTGGGCCATGCGCATCCGGCCTTGCTCCAGGTGTTGCATGAACAAGGCGCGAAGCTCTGGCATATCGGCAATGGCTACACCAACGAGCCGGTGCTGCGGCTGGCGCGCCAGCTTGAGGCGCTGACCTTCGCCGAGCGGGCGTTTTTCGCCAATTCAGGCGCCGAGGCCAACGAGGCTGCGCTCAAGCTGGCCCGCCGCGCGGGTTTTGAGCGCTACGGCGCGCGCAAGACACAGATCGTGTCGTTCAACCAGTCCTTCCATGGACGTACCCTGTTTACGGTCAGCGTCGGCGGCCAGCCGAAGTATTCGGAAGGTTTTGGCCCGGTGCCGGCGGATATCGTGCATCTGCCCTACAACGACATCGCTGCCGCTGAGGCGGCGATCGGAGCGGACACGTGCGCGGTGATGGTCGAGCCGATCCAGGGGGAGGGCGGTGTGATTCCCGCTGATCCCGCTTTTTTGCAGGCGCTGCGCGCGGCTTGTGATGCCCACGGCGCGTTGCTGATATTCGATGAAGTGCAAACCGGCGTGGGACGCACAGGCTATTTTTACGCGTATGAAGACACGGGCGTCACGCCCGACATCCTGACTACCGCGAAGGCCTTGGGCAACGGCTTTCCGATCGGCGCGATGCTGACCACCGCATCGATCGCGGAGCATTTCAAGGTAGGCGTGCATGG from Paraburkholderia hayleyella encodes:
- a CDS encoding aspartate aminotransferase family protein encodes the protein MNAFDPPITRQTFDEVMVPLFAPAAFIPDRGVGSRVWDTEGREYIDFAGGIAVTGLGHAHPALLQVLHEQGAKLWHIGNGYTNEPVLRLARQLEALTFAERAFFANSGAEANEAALKLARRAGFERYGARKTQIVSFNQSFHGRTLFTVSVGGQPKYSEGFGPVPADIVHLPYNDIAAAEAAIGADTCAVMVEPIQGEGGVIPADPAFLQALRAACDAHGALLIFDEVQTGVGRTGYFYAYEDTGVTPDILTTAKALGNGFPIGAMLTTASIAEHFKVGVHGTTYGGNPMASAIASKVVELVSEPQLLQGVRQRGEALKAHLARLNERLGVFREVRGKGLLIGAELGDALKGRAKDIVTAAGQAGVIMLMAGPDVLRFAPSLIVPLADLEEGFVRLERALTQVLAGTA